The following proteins are co-located in the Haloarcula rubripromontorii genome:
- a CDS encoding hybrid sensor histidine kinase/response regulator, translating to MDRDVLVVDDAVDPGVYEAGLDPAYSYSLAETVDGIAPSFERADVVVYDHGQPGMGVRELKETVRDAGGSSYVVVVAGAEPTPELLSLSCDDYLYKPVDGAALKQAVDRAMALGNGDLREAVSLTRKAHAVETALSRTELEGSPAFRHACRRLRELARPEVLCELERVDADVLSAHLGLIRGVCDGPQAARADGGQADSRRPEAGDISPWKFREAVESAGHAVVFTDTDGVIEYVNPAFEELTGYAESEVVGHTPRILKSGEHDEAVYDDLWDTISDGDVWRGELVNERPDGERYVIEQTIAPLPRNDEPHGYVAINTDITEKRRREAKIEALHEATRDLLSADRPSAVAAEVGAAIESILEFRINVIRVHRNGELQPCHVNDKAEQLLSERPVYEVGEGFPGEAFADQQAQMYTDIRDHDGGTALEPVVSWLYVPIGEYGIISVGQTEPDAFDETDLNLVQIIANNAEIAPQRLRKERELQRENDRLERFASTVSHDLRNPLQVAKGTLSQLDDCTAGVDRMRQAHERMEEVIEGVLTLTRQGNRVEDPSPVDLSAIARACWTHVSSCDTELVVEVDSLVVSGDDARLKHLFENLFRNAVTHGQASTIRVGALDNGFYVADDGVGIPAEERDSIFENGYTTRDDGTGLGLTIVKEIASAHDWDVSVTESGTGGARFEFVTATQYRDE from the coding sequence ATGGACAGAGACGTGCTGGTCGTCGACGATGCAGTCGACCCCGGGGTGTACGAGGCGGGCCTCGACCCGGCGTACAGCTATTCGCTGGCCGAGACAGTGGACGGCATCGCGCCCTCGTTCGAGCGGGCGGACGTCGTCGTCTACGACCACGGACAGCCGGGGATGGGGGTCCGGGAGCTGAAAGAGACGGTCCGGGACGCCGGCGGGTCGTCCTACGTGGTCGTCGTGGCCGGGGCCGAGCCGACGCCGGAACTGCTCTCGCTCTCATGTGACGACTACCTCTACAAACCAGTCGACGGGGCAGCACTCAAGCAGGCAGTCGACCGGGCGATGGCGCTCGGGAACGGCGACCTCCGAGAGGCGGTGTCGCTGACACGGAAGGCACACGCCGTCGAGACGGCCCTGTCGAGGACGGAACTCGAAGGGAGTCCGGCGTTTCGCCACGCCTGCCGACGGCTCCGTGAGTTAGCGAGACCGGAGGTCCTGTGTGAACTCGAACGGGTCGACGCAGACGTTCTCTCCGCGCACCTCGGCCTGATACGGGGGGTCTGCGACGGACCGCAGGCGGCGCGGGCTGACGGCGGACAGGCGGACAGCAGGCGTCCGGAGGCCGGCGACATCAGCCCGTGGAAGTTCCGAGAGGCGGTCGAGAGCGCGGGCCACGCCGTCGTGTTCACGGACACCGACGGCGTCATCGAGTACGTCAATCCGGCGTTCGAAGAGTTGACCGGGTACGCCGAGTCGGAAGTCGTCGGCCACACACCGCGAATCCTCAAGTCGGGTGAACACGACGAGGCCGTCTACGACGATCTGTGGGACACCATCAGTGACGGCGATGTGTGGCGGGGGGAACTGGTCAACGAGCGCCCCGACGGCGAGCGCTACGTCATCGAACAGACGATTGCACCGCTCCCACGAAACGACGAGCCGCATGGATACGTCGCCATCAACACGGACATCACCGAAAAGCGGCGGCGTGAAGCGAAGATAGAGGCGCTGCACGAGGCCACACGGGACCTTCTCAGTGCGGACAGGCCGTCGGCGGTCGCCGCCGAGGTCGGGGCGGCCATCGAGTCGATTCTGGAGTTCCGAATCAACGTGATCCGCGTCCATCGGAACGGGGAGCTACAGCCGTGTCACGTCAACGACAAGGCCGAGCAGTTGCTGTCGGAACGGCCCGTCTACGAAGTCGGCGAGGGGTTCCCCGGCGAGGCCTTCGCGGACCAACAGGCACAGATGTATACGGATATCCGCGACCACGACGGCGGCACGGCGCTCGAACCGGTCGTCTCGTGGCTATATGTCCCAATCGGTGAGTACGGCATCATCAGCGTGGGACAGACGGAGCCGGACGCGTTCGACGAGACCGACCTGAACCTCGTCCAGATAATCGCGAACAACGCCGAGATTGCCCCCCAGCGGCTCCGCAAGGAGCGGGAGCTACAGCGGGAGAACGACCGGCTCGAACGGTTCGCGAGCACCGTCTCACACGACCTCCGAAACCCGCTGCAGGTCGCCAAAGGGACGCTGAGCCAGCTCGACGACTGCACTGCCGGGGTCGACCGGATGCGCCAGGCCCACGAACGGATGGAAGAAGTCATCGAAGGCGTGTTGACCCTGACCCGACAGGGGAATCGCGTCGAGGACCCGTCACCGGTTGATCTCAGTGCGATTGCGCGTGCCTGTTGGACCCACGTCAGCTCCTGTGACACGGAGCTGGTCGTCGAGGTTGACAGCCTCGTCGTTTCCGGGGACGACGCTCGCCTCAAACACCTTTTCGAGAACCTGTTCCGCAACGCCGTCACGCACGGGCAGGCGTCGACTATCCGGGTCGGGGCACTCGACAACGGGTTTTACGTCGCCGACGACGGGGTCGGGATCCCCGCCGAAGAGCGGGACAGTATCTTCGAGAACGGCTACACGACACGTGACGACGGCACGGGGCTCGGCCTGACAATCGTCAAAGAAATTGCGAGCGCGCACGACTGGGACGTGTCTGTAACCGAAAGCGGGACCGGTGGCGCCCGCTTCGAGTTCGTCACCGCCACGCAGTACAGGGATGAGTGA